Proteins from a genomic interval of Poecile atricapillus isolate bPoeAtr1 chromosome 1, bPoeAtr1.hap1, whole genome shotgun sequence:
- the SIX6 gene encoding homeobox protein SIX6 → MFQLPILNFSPQQVAGVCETLEESGDIERLGRFLWSLPVAPAACEALNKNESVLRARAIVAFHTGNYRELYHILENHKFTKESHSKLQALWLEAHYQEAEKLRGRPLGPVDKYRVRKKFPLPRTIWDGEQKTHCFKERTRHLLREWYLQDPYPNPSKKRELAQATGLTPTQVGNWFKNRRQRDRAAAAKNRLQQQVLTQGSVRSLQAEEESGGEAVGAASSPAASLSSKAATSAISITSSDSECDI, encoded by the exons ATGTTCCAGCTGCCCATCCTCAATTTCAGCCCGCAGCAGGTGGCCGGGGTATGCGAGACCCTGGAGGAGAGCGGGGACATCGAGCGCCTGGGGCGCTTCCTCTGGTCCCTGCCCGTGGCCCCCGCGGCCTGCGAGGCGCTCAACAAGAACGAGTCGGTGCTGAGAGCCCGGGCCATCGTGGCCTTCCACACGGGGAACTACCGGGAGCTCTACCATATCCTGGAGAACCACAAGTTCACCAAGGAGTCCCACTCCAAACTGCAAGCCCTCTGGCTGGAAGCGCACTACCAGGAGGCGGAGAAGCTGCGGGGCCGACCCCTGGGGCCGGTGGACAAGTACCGGGTGAGGAAGAAGTTCCCGCTGCCCCGCACCATCTGGGACGGCGAGCAGAAGACACATTGCTTCAAGGAGAGGACGAGGCATTTGCTGCGGGAGTGGTACCTGCAGGACCCTTACCCCAACCCCAGCAAAAAGCGGGAACTGGCTCAGGCCACGGGACTTACCCCCACGCAAGTGGGCAACTGGTTCAAAAACCGCAGGCAAAGGGACAGGGCAGCAGCCGCTAAGAACAG GCTACAGCAGCAGGTCCTAACGCAGGGCTCGGTGCGCTCGCTGCAAGCGGAGGAGGAGAGCGGCGGGGAGGCGGTGGGGGCCGCCTCCAGCCCCGCAGCCAGCCTCTCCAGCAAAGCGGCCACCTCCGCCATCTCCATCACATCCAGCGACAGTGAATGTGACATCTGA